One Sus scrofa isolate TJ Tabasco breed Duroc chromosome 1, Sscrofa11.1, whole genome shotgun sequence DNA segment encodes these proteins:
- the FRMPD1 gene encoding FERM and PDZ domain-containing protein 1 isoform X4 produces MKCSSALRLAALHIQERIYACAQPQKISLKYIEKDWGIENFISPTLLRNMKGKDIKKAISFHMKRNQNLLEPRQKQLISAAQLRLNYLQILGELKTYGGKIFNATLMLQDRESYIALLVGAKYGISQIINSKLNIMSTLAEFANISRVELTEESEKVSMVKVYLQDVKVLTLLLESNSAKDLACLIAGYYRLFVDPVTSIFLWPGHKQQVHRVSAEEGYESRACSDSEESSEVDCELEPLSDRRLLKVGPCGPLAEAEQPPQDNSMPEVARKGPGTCGASSTTDSAESEASDSANTESRGCRTSGSSESMDALEEDDLDACSSSKSAFFPLGSPGFPASLDSDSQEERSRIETNGFLCLLDLAQRANPQSHKTELAESPAPETFSWGPELSVVGLDPRLYEGSRIDYYSLCASVSPASHQSDRSDSTAPRRGGGLPPWGQQGRTEAQPSSMLQALAPRLPLALEDGSSDEEYYDAADKLTPPDTLSGLRAASAAETCATSSQNKGSTCSPDDSLNPGPHAREPRRGGVKKYAKTLRKRRSFLQTDYTCQVSFPLVPSTSLESVDDLCYYDREPYLAHGAPSPTVSSLQDVQGEPGLLETKALGLLAPLRETKSKNPASRAMEMEPETMETKSVIDSRVSSISAIRLRIDPNHKENSGMAPLTTAIACSLANTPPHSNPGSSGPDTAQVGPPPTFCPFQDLDGCAPRELTMELGDSTSSFLSSADLNPDRVCLTMSPESVCQGDTPEPGGVHLETGLGSLFTNHVQETAPQDTQPLLPPRDGSGIGECGIDSGEKEKQQGPLSLEDDREVTNKNGTNSFHDESGEDSGDPKGDMLNAVPQTIGVSAPAGGLIASLPLETSLTGAEQTPPHCPSGPQGQSRETPGQACQAQEPQLLAKLDLDPDFLLRDQTVSSAFPPEELKAEPLSQVIGEDTVPRDTPQHVCLNPGPSLPEPLLSPQEEPHLEGSNHCSLPECKDKSPSVCLPAEKSFLCFAPESHPKVSASLRMATSLGFAGMNETEAPRIGMEQCSCQFPYATCFRGLQPETEEEDRDMQASPPAPLTSPPSAGSWLALPWRPAQAHSCSAEPLSRNSHIWPEYCSRALRQLKAAPASTPDGFIQLMESLLELQDILEASWGNGNKHPPEKCTWHFSESRSRLCMGSQKLLSSCQHVIRVDQSPEEMQGAVRDTFQHLVQLAGLCFQFTDCSRCSTRHQEAAGNLRDVVYTYHQFVEAAKLTCEKGYHDLSVKLLARQCTALTAAVFCLTQKFRASTAL; encoded by the exons ATGAAATGCAGCTCTGCACTCCGGCTTGCGGCCCTACACATCCAGGAGCGGATCTACGCCTGTGCCCAGCCACAGAAGATCTCTTTGAAGTACATAGA GAAGGACTGGGGAATAGAGAACTTTATATCTCCCACTTTACTACGaaacatgaaaggaaaagacatcaAGAAAGCCATTAGCTTCCACATGAAGAGGAACCAGAATTTGCTGGAACCCAGACAGAAG cAACTTATCTCTGCTGCCCAGCTACGGTTAAATTATCTACAGATCCTTGGGGAACTCAAGACGTATGGTGGGAAAATCTTTAATGCCACTTTAatg TTGCAGGATAGAGAATCCTACATTGCCCTTCTAGTTGGAGCCAAGTATGGCATTAGCCAAATTATCAATAGCAAACTCAACATCATGTCCACGCTGGCAGAGTTTGCAAATATCAGCCGTGTAGAACTGACAGAAGAATCTGAGAAAGTGAGCATGGTCAAAGTCTATCTTCAGGACGTCAAG GTTCTGACCTTGCTGCTGGAATCCAACAGTGCAAAGGACCTAGCCTGCCTGATTGCCGGCTACTACAGGCTGTTTGTCGACCCAGTTACCTCCATTTTCCTCTGGCCGGGACACAAACAACAGGTGCACCGGGTTTCTGCTGAAGAAG GCTATGAATCCAGGGCATGCAGCGACTCTGAGGAGTCCTCCGAAGTGGACTGCGAGCTGGAGCCTCTCTCTGACAGACGCCTGCTGAAGGTGGGCCCCTGCGGACCACTTGCAGAAGCGGAGCAGCCTCCGCAGGACAACTCCATGCCTGAGGTGGCCAGGAAAGGCCCAGGCACCTGCGGGGCCAGCAGCACGACGGACAGTGCGGAGTCCGAGGCATCCGACTCAGCCAACACTGAGAGCCGAGGCTGCAGGACCAGTGGCTCGAGTGAGTCCATGGATGCCCTGGAAGAGGATGACCTGGATGCCTGCTCCTCCAGCAAGTCTGCTTTCTTCCCCCTGGGCTCGCCAGGCTTCCCGGCGAGTCTTGATTCCGACAGCCAAGAGGAGAGAAGCAGGATTGAGACCAATGGCTTCCTGTGTCTCCTAGACCTGGCCCAGAGAGCCAACCCTCAGAGCCACAAGACAGAGTTGGCCGAGAGTCCTGCTCCTGAGACCTTCAGCTGGGGACCGGAACTGAGCGTGGTCGGGTTGGACCCCAGGCTGTACGAGGGCAGCCGGATTGACTACTACAGCCTGTGTGCCAGTGTCTCCCCGGCCAGCCACCAGAGTGACCGCTCGGACAGCACAGCTCCCCGGCGGGGTGGGGGCCTGCCACCCTGGGGCCAGCAGGGCAGGACTGAGGCCCAGCCCAGCTCCATGCTGCAAGCCTTGGCCCCGCGCCTGCCGCTGGCCTTGGAGGATGGCAGTTCAGATGAGGAATActatgatgcagctgacaagctCACACCCCCCGACACCCTCTCAG GGCTCAGAGCCGCTTCTGCTGCAGAAACCTGTGCCACAAGCTCACAGAataagggcagcacctgcagccctgaCGACAGCCTGAATCCTGGGCCACATGCAAGAGAGCCACGAAGGGGAGGGGTGAAGAAATATGCCAAGACCCTGAGGAAAAGAAGGTCTTTCCTACAGACAGACTACACCTGTCAAGTCTCATTTCCCCTGGTGCCGTCCACCTCCCTGGAGAGTGTGGATGACCTGTGCTACTACGACCGGGAGCCCTACCTGGCCCATGGTGCACCCTCCCCAACAGTGTCCTCTCTGCAGGACGTGCAGGGTGAGCCTGGCCTCCTGGAGACCAAAGCCCTCGGGCTGCTGGCTCCCTTGAGGGAGACCAAGAGCAAAAACCCAGCCTCCCGAGCCATGGAGATGGAGCCTGAGACCATGGAAACCAAGTCGGTCATTGACTCTCGAGTGTCTTCTATTTCTGCCATTCGCCTCCGGATTGACCCCAACCATAAAGAGAATTCTGGGATGGCCCCTCTGACCACCGCCATTGCCTGTTCCCTAGCAAACACTCCTCCCCATTCCAATCCAGGCTCATCTGGCCCAGATACAGCTCAGGTAGGGCCTCCCCCCACCTTCTGTCCATTTCAAGACTTGGATGGCTGTGCCCCTAGAGAGCTCACCATGGAGCTTGGGGACagcacctcctccttcctctccagtgCAGACTTGAACCCAGACAGGGTCTGCCTGACCATGAGCCCAGAGTCTGTCTGTCAAGGAGACACACCGGAGCCTGGAGGAGTCCACCTGGAAACAGGATTGGGATCTCTGTTTACAAATCATGTGCAAGAAACTGCCCCCCAGGATACACAGCCTCTGTTGCCTCCTCGAGACGGGTCTGGAATTGGCGAATGTGGAATAGactcaggagaaaaggaaaaacaacaaggaCCACTATCTTTGGAAGATGATAGAGAAGTTACAAACAAAAATGGCACCAACTCATTTCATGATGAGTCTGGGGAGGATTCAGGTGACCCCAAGGGTGACATGTTGAATGCCGTTCCACAAACTATTGGTGTCAGTGCTCCGGCTGGTGGCCTAATAGCCTCGCTCCCCTTGGAGACTTCTCTAACAGGGGCTGAGCAGACCCCACCACATTGCCCCTCAGGTCCCCAAGGACAAAGCAGAGAAACACCAGGCCAAGCCTGCCAGGCCCAAGAACCACAACTATTGGCCAAGCTGGATTTAGATCCAGATTTCTTGCTTAGGGACCAGACCGTTTCATCAGCCTTCCCTCCGGAGGAGCTCAAGGCAGAGCCACTTAGCCAAGTGATAGGAGAAGATACTGTCCCTAGGGACACTCCTCAGCATGTCTGTTTGAATCCAGGGCCTTCTCTGCCCGAGCCACTACTCTCTCCCCAAGAGGAGCCCCACTTAGAAGGCTCAAACCATTGTTCATTGCCAGAATGCAAGGACAAAAGCCCTAGTGTCTGCCTTCCTGCTGAGAAGTCTTTCCTGTGCTTTGCCCCAGAAAGCCATCCTAAAGTTTCTGCCAGTCTCAGAATGGCTACATCTTTGGGATTTGCCGGCATGAATGAGACAGAGGCCCCCAGGATTGGGATGGAGCAGTGCAGCTGCCAGTTTCCCTATGCCACGTGCTTCCGTGGCCTGCAGCCAGAGACGGAGGAGGAAGACAGGGACATGCAAGCATCCCCGCCAGCCCCCCTCACCTCTCCACCCTCTGCAGGAAGCTggctggccctgccctggaggcctgcccaggcccacagctgcagcgcCGAGCCTCTCTCCAGGAACAGCCACATCTGGCCAGAGTACTGTTCCAGGGCTCTGAGACAGCTGAAGGCGGCCCCTGCCAGCACCCCTGATGGCTTCATCCAACTCATGGAGAGCTTGCTGGAATTACAGGACATTTTAGAAGCTTCCTGGGGAAATGGGAATAAACACCCGCCTGAGAAGTGCACCTGGCACTTTTCTGAAAGCCGGAGCCGCCTCTGCATGGGCTCCCAAAAGCTCCTGTCGAGCTGTCAGCACGTGATCAGAGTGGACCAGTCCCCCGAGGAGATGCAGGGTGCTGTGCGTGACACCTTCCAGCACCTGGTCCAGCTGGCCGGCCTGTGCTTCCAGTTTACAGACTGCAGCCGCTGCTCCACCCGACACCAGGAGGCAGCCGGGAACCTGAGGGATGTGGTGTACACCTACCACCAGTTTGTGGAGGCTGCAAAGCTGACCTGCGAGAAAGGCTACCATGACCTGAGTGTGAAACTCTTGGCCCGTCAGTGCACAGCCCTCACGGCCGCTGTGTTCTGTTTGACCCAGAAGTTCCGGGCCTCCACTGCCCTGTGA